A genomic window from Microbacterium sp. H1-D42 includes:
- the hisD gene encoding histidinol dehydrogenase: protein MRTIDLRGRRLTPADMLAVVPRAAQARAEALQTAARIVEDVRTDGVAALRAQAERFDRVSGHALRVPAEHIAEAAASVDPAVREALETAIGRVRQASAAQVPASQTTAIGPGARITQRWQPVTRAGVYIPGGKAPLASSVVMNVVPAQVAGVRSIALASPPQAGHDGRVHPTILAAAALLGIDEVYAIGGAGAIGALAYGVAELDLDPVDVVTGPGNNYVASAKRAVAGVVGTDSEAGATEILIVADAGADARFIAADLISQAEHDEQASAVLVTDDHMLAERVAAEVAAQAASTTHAERVAAALSGPQSAIVLVDDRAMAEAFSNAYAPEHLELHLADASTAAARFTNAGAVFVGDQTPVSLGDYMAGSNHVLPTGGQARYAPGLGAYTFLRPQQVIEYDHAALAQVRSGVVALAAAELLPGHGDAVEARFAGPDAAERVR from the coding sequence GTGCGCACCATCGATCTGCGCGGGCGTCGTCTGACACCCGCTGACATGCTTGCTGTCGTCCCGCGAGCGGCCCAGGCGCGTGCGGAAGCACTGCAGACCGCGGCCCGCATCGTCGAGGACGTGCGCACAGACGGCGTCGCCGCGCTGCGCGCGCAGGCCGAGCGCTTCGACCGGGTGAGCGGCCACGCATTGCGTGTACCGGCTGAGCACATCGCCGAAGCCGCAGCCTCCGTGGATCCAGCCGTGCGCGAAGCCCTAGAGACCGCGATCGGCCGGGTTCGCCAGGCCTCGGCCGCTCAGGTGCCCGCATCGCAGACCACCGCGATCGGGCCGGGTGCTCGCATCACCCAGCGCTGGCAGCCGGTCACCCGCGCCGGCGTCTACATTCCAGGGGGCAAGGCGCCGCTGGCATCCAGCGTCGTCATGAACGTCGTCCCCGCTCAGGTCGCCGGCGTGCGCTCGATCGCCCTCGCCTCGCCTCCCCAGGCCGGTCACGACGGGCGGGTGCACCCCACCATCCTGGCGGCGGCAGCCCTGCTGGGCATCGACGAGGTCTACGCCATCGGCGGCGCAGGCGCCATCGGCGCGCTCGCGTACGGGGTCGCCGAGCTCGACCTCGATCCGGTGGACGTCGTGACCGGACCCGGCAACAACTATGTGGCCTCGGCCAAGCGCGCTGTCGCCGGCGTGGTCGGCACCGATTCCGAGGCCGGTGCGACCGAGATCCTCATCGTGGCGGATGCCGGCGCTGACGCGCGATTCATCGCGGCGGACCTCATCAGCCAGGCCGAGCACGACGAGCAGGCCTCGGCGGTGCTCGTCACCGACGATCACATGCTCGCCGAGCGGGTCGCCGCCGAGGTGGCGGCGCAGGCAGCATCCACCACCCACGCCGAGCGCGTCGCCGCAGCCCTGTCAGGCCCGCAGTCCGCGATCGTGCTGGTCGATGACCGCGCGATGGCCGAGGCGTTCAGCAACGCGTACGCCCCCGAGCACCTCGAACTGCACCTCGCCGATGCGTCCACCGCAGCGGCACGCTTCACGAACGCCGGCGCCGTCTTCGTCGGAGACCAGACCCCGGTGAGCCTCGGCGACTACATGGCGGGCAGCAATCACGTGCTCCCCACCGGCGGACAGGCGCGTTACGCGCCCGGACTCGGTGCATACACGTTCCTGCGCCCGCAGCAGGTCATCGAGTACGACCACGCGGCGCTCGCGCAGGTGCGCAGCGGCGTCGTCGCCCTGGCAGCCGCGGAGCTG